In the Corynebacterium gerontici genome, one interval contains:
- a CDS encoding ABC transporter ATP-binding protein: protein MRSIGKILSSAWVLWPYYLGVVFNAVLVSVLALLTPFIIKNATDTIVAATTGEVQAADVRTHIIWLAVALLAAQFANTLFTNVGGYFGDVMAARLRQILSVRYFAKLLGMPQRYFDDQVTGTIIARLDRSITSITQALQAIANNFFPMIITMVAVLGISASYYWPLAVLLAVIIPIYMWLTSLTSKRWQKIEGKKNKEIDLAGGRFAEVVSQVKVVKSFVAEVRELATFAGRFRSTVELTKRQSSWWHLMDTLRGASMNVIFFGIYLMLFIRTLEGQFSIGDMVLLIQLVNMARMPMTMMSWVVDTTQRAIAGSKDYFKVMDRELEATVNPAIAAATGTNDVPKLVDAHVAPLSAPDTAGATPAVVFDHVDFEYSEGEPVLKDVSMRASAGEKIALVGESGGGKSTMINLLLGLYRPTSGRLQLCGHDIAEISAEELRASVGVVFQESSLFSGTVRENIAYARPDASDEEIIAVAKRANAHDFISTFPDGYDTVIGERGLRLSGGQKQRVAVARAMLKDAPILVLDEATSALDTKSEIAVQAGLEELMVGRTTIIIAHRLSTIADVDTIVTLRDGRIDEIGAPSELAASGGIYAELLELTANANETSRERLKAFGFQA, encoded by the coding sequence ATGCGATCCATTGGCAAGATTCTCAGCTCAGCCTGGGTGCTGTGGCCCTACTACCTGGGCGTGGTGTTCAATGCGGTGCTGGTGTCGGTGCTCGCGCTGCTCACGCCTTTCATTATTAAGAACGCCACCGACACCATCGTGGCCGCCACCACCGGCGAAGTGCAGGCGGCGGACGTGCGCACGCACATCATCTGGCTTGCTGTCGCGCTGCTGGCAGCACAATTTGCGAACACGCTCTTCACAAATGTCGGCGGATACTTCGGCGATGTGATGGCCGCGCGGCTGCGACAAATCCTATCGGTCCGGTACTTCGCCAAACTGCTGGGCATGCCGCAGCGCTACTTCGACGATCAAGTTACCGGCACGATCATCGCGCGCCTTGACCGCTCCATCACTTCCATCACGCAGGCGCTGCAGGCGATCGCGAACAATTTCTTCCCCATGATCATCACCATGGTCGCGGTGCTCGGCATTTCCGCGAGTTACTACTGGCCGCTCGCGGTGCTCCTCGCGGTGATCATCCCTATCTATATGTGGCTGACGTCGCTGACCTCCAAGCGCTGGCAAAAAATTGAAGGCAAGAAGAATAAGGAAATCGACCTCGCCGGCGGGCGCTTCGCAGAAGTGGTGAGCCAAGTCAAAGTGGTAAAGAGCTTCGTCGCCGAGGTTCGCGAGCTCGCCACCTTTGCCGGACGCTTCCGCTCGACGGTCGAATTGACCAAGCGACAGTCCTCCTGGTGGCACCTCATGGATACCTTACGCGGGGCGTCTATGAACGTGATCTTCTTCGGCATCTACCTCATGCTGTTCATACGCACCCTCGAAGGCCAGTTCAGCATCGGCGACATGGTGCTGCTCATCCAACTAGTGAACATGGCACGCATGCCTATGACGATGATGAGCTGGGTGGTCGATACCACGCAACGCGCCATCGCCGGGTCCAAGGACTATTTCAAGGTGATGGACCGCGAGCTCGAAGCCACCGTCAATCCCGCTATCGCCGCGGCCACCGGCACCAATGATGTGCCAAAGCTTGTCGACGCCCACGTCGCTCCCCTCAGCGCCCCCGACACCGCAGGCGCAACCCCCGCGGTAGTGTTCGATCACGTCGACTTCGAATACTCCGAAGGCGAGCCTGTGCTGAAAGACGTGTCAATGCGTGCGTCCGCTGGCGAGAAAATCGCGCTCGTGGGCGAATCCGGCGGTGGCAAATCCACCATGATCAACCTCCTACTCGGCCTCTACCGCCCCACCAGCGGCCGCCTGCAACTGTGCGGACACGACATTGCTGAGATCAGTGCCGAAGAACTGCGAGCCTCCGTCGGCGTGGTGTTCCAGGAATCGAGCCTCTTCTCCGGCACAGTGCGCGAAAACATCGCCTACGCCCGCCCCGACGCCAGCGACGAAGAAATCATCGCCGTAGCCAAACGCGCCAACGCCCACGACTTCATATCCACCTTCCCCGACGGCTACGACACCGTCATCGGCGAACGCGGCCTGCGTCTCTCCGGCGGACAAAAGCAACGCGTAGCCGTAGCACGCGCCATGCTCAAAGACGCCCCTATCCTCGTGCTCGACGAAGCCACCTCCGCCCTCGACACGAAAAGCGAAATCGCGGTGCAGGCCGGGCTTGAAGAACTCATGGTCGGACGCACCACCATCATCATCGCCCACCGCCTCTCCACCATCGCCGACGTGGACACCATCGTCACCCTCAGGGACGGCCGCATTGACGAAATTGGCGCACCATCCGAACTCGCTGCCTCCGGTGGCATCTACGCGGAACTGCTCGAACTCACCGCCAACGCCAACGAGACCAGCCGCGAACGCTTGAAGGCGTTCGGCTTCCAGGCGTAG
- a CDS encoding MalY/PatB family protein codes for MDFPSYEQLSKRGTMKWSRHSSDVIPLWVAESDFSTCPPIHEAMRRAVEEERFGYPPSPEGLQQACANFHRERYSFDARPEWIFPLPDVVRGLYVGINEFTEPGSPVVVLTPAYPPFYQVLQACGREGIFIDVSEGLDFDALDRAFNAAGAMLLCNPHNPLGFAWSREQLERIVELAQRHNVRLLVDEIHAPLVYEGTHVAAASISEAAANRCITITATSKAWNTAGLKCAQIIFSNAEDVRHWESLSPVTKDGVSTLGLLAAETAYAKGVEFLDEELDYLRSNRDYLMEAIPRMLPGAKVRNIDATYLLWIDFRDCGLDLPGEFFLNNARVALNEGTMFGDNGRGFARLNFATSRELLDEALQRMANALAAHNGE; via the coding sequence ATGGATTTTCCGAGTTATGAGCAGTTGAGCAAGCGCGGCACGATGAAGTGGAGCAGACACTCCAGCGACGTGATTCCGCTGTGGGTTGCGGAGTCCGATTTTTCCACGTGCCCGCCCATCCACGAGGCGATGCGCCGCGCAGTTGAGGAAGAACGCTTCGGATACCCGCCCTCGCCCGAGGGACTTCAGCAAGCATGCGCGAACTTCCACCGCGAACGCTACAGCTTTGATGCCCGCCCCGAATGGATCTTCCCACTGCCCGACGTGGTGCGCGGCCTTTACGTGGGGATCAACGAATTCACCGAACCCGGCTCGCCCGTGGTGGTACTCACCCCCGCGTACCCGCCCTTCTATCAAGTGCTCCAGGCGTGCGGCCGCGAGGGCATCTTCATCGACGTCTCCGAGGGGCTCGACTTCGACGCGCTCGACCGCGCCTTCAATGCGGCCGGTGCGATGCTGCTGTGCAATCCTCACAACCCCCTCGGATTTGCGTGGTCACGCGAGCAGCTCGAGCGCATTGTTGAGCTGGCGCAACGCCACAATGTGCGTTTGCTTGTCGACGAAATCCACGCGCCCCTCGTCTACGAAGGCACCCACGTGGCCGCCGCCAGCATCTCCGAGGCCGCCGCCAATCGCTGCATCACCATCACAGCCACCTCGAAAGCATGGAACACCGCAGGTCTGAAGTGCGCGCAAATTATCTTCTCTAACGCCGAAGACGTGCGCCACTGGGAATCTTTAAGCCCCGTAACCAAAGATGGTGTGTCCACCCTTGGCCTGCTGGCCGCTGAAACTGCTTACGCTAAGGGCGTGGAGTTCCTCGATGAGGAGCTGGACTATCTGCGTTCCAACCGCGACTACCTTATGGAAGCCATCCCCCGCATGCTTCCCGGCGCCAAGGTGCGCAACATCGACGCCACCTACCTGCTGTGGATCGACTTCCGCGACTGCGGCCTGGATCTGCCAGGCGAATTCTTCCTCAACAACGCCCGCGTCGCACTCAACGAAGGCACCATGTTCGGCGACAACGGCCGAGGCTTCGCCCGCCTCAACTTTGCCACGTCCCGTGAGCTTCTCGACGAAGCCTTGCAGCGCATGGCCAACGCCCTCGCCGCACACAACGGGGAGTAA
- the brnQ gene encoding branched-chain amino acid transport system II carrier protein, translating to MRKPAGVIIPTALTLFSMFFGAGNLIFPPMLGQLAGDHFAPAMIGFLLGGIGLPVLTVITMAMTGADVRSLGARAGNIFNIAFCVVAYLAVGAMYAIPRTGAVSYSAVVDPVLQPVDGANAVVAHAGFNALFFAVALLLAVHPEGIVSALGKVLTPILLVLLVLLVGMVLWWFGDTPVAAAQAPYENSPLTAGFLEGYLTMDSIAALAFGILVVSALRTRAATSVLKPAIAVSLIAGGLLGAIYVGLGLIGLHFDGRFDDGAVLLAQSAHEVFGPWGQLVFGLTVLLACMTTAVGLLAATSEFFHRLIPGVSYRSWLITFTLVSFAIASLGLSTMLSIAAPLISFIYPIAITLVIATIAGRIFNACVRGSHDPTLWSFRFAAWTAAACSAFAALETLGVPGVSIQWLPLAQQQLTWVAPAIVAYAVGLVIDGVRYRKELGEHRAL from the coding sequence TTGCGCAAGCCCGCCGGTGTGATCATCCCAACCGCACTCACGTTATTCTCCATGTTCTTCGGAGCAGGAAACCTAATTTTTCCCCCGATGCTCGGACAACTCGCTGGCGATCATTTCGCCCCGGCCATGATCGGATTCCTGCTCGGCGGCATCGGCCTCCCTGTGCTCACGGTCATCACCATGGCAATGACGGGCGCCGATGTTCGCAGCCTCGGTGCGCGCGCAGGCAACATCTTCAACATCGCCTTCTGCGTGGTGGCGTACCTGGCGGTGGGAGCCATGTACGCGATTCCTCGCACCGGTGCCGTGAGTTACTCGGCGGTGGTAGATCCAGTGCTCCAGCCGGTAGACGGCGCCAACGCGGTAGTCGCGCACGCCGGCTTCAATGCACTGTTCTTTGCCGTGGCACTGCTGCTGGCGGTGCACCCGGAAGGCATCGTGAGCGCCCTCGGCAAAGTCCTCACCCCCATATTGCTGGTGCTGTTGGTGCTCCTCGTTGGGATGGTCTTGTGGTGGTTTGGGGATACGCCCGTCGCAGCGGCGCAAGCACCCTACGAAAACAGTCCGCTGACCGCCGGTTTCCTCGAGGGGTATCTCACCATGGATTCCATCGCCGCACTCGCCTTCGGGATCCTGGTGGTTTCAGCGTTACGCACCCGCGCTGCAACCTCTGTGCTCAAACCAGCCATTGCTGTGAGCCTCATTGCCGGAGGGCTACTCGGCGCCATCTATGTCGGCCTCGGTCTCATCGGACTGCACTTCGACGGCCGCTTTGACGACGGGGCCGTGCTGCTTGCCCAATCCGCACACGAAGTCTTCGGCCCGTGGGGGCAACTCGTCTTCGGGCTCACGGTACTGCTTGCCTGCATGACCACAGCCGTCGGGCTGCTTGCCGCCACGAGCGAATTTTTCCACCGACTCATCCCGGGTGTGTCCTACCGGAGCTGGCTGATCACGTTTACGCTCGTCTCTTTCGCGATCGCCAGCCTTGGGTTGTCCACGATGCTCAGCATTGCAGCGCCCTTGATTTCCTTCATCTATCCCATCGCGATCACCCTCGTCATCGCCACGATTGCCGGGAGAATCTTCAATGCGTGCGTACGCGGATCACACGACCCCACGCTGTGGTCGTTCCGCTTCGCGGCGTGGACGGCTGCGGCGTGCTCGGCGTTCGCCGCGCTTGAGACACTCGGTGTGCCGGGCGTTTCCATCCAGTGGTTGCCGCTGGCACAACAACAGCTAACGTGGGTGGCGCCCGCGATTGTGGCCTACGCCGTTGGTTTGGTAATCGACGGCGTACGGTATCGCAAAGAGTTAGGAGAGCATCGTGCGTTATAA
- a CDS encoding LLM class flavin-dependent oxidoreductase: protein MRYKTSLLEFATVYEGDSSREALRRIAKTAQLAEELGFHRLWFTEHHNIARVAAASPAVLIAHAAAHTEQIRLGSGGVMLPNHAPYTVAENFGTLEALHPGRIDLGVGRAPGTDPLTLGRALRRSPGAPNFDEDLQALMDFMDGRSPIPGVRCVPAAGSKVPVYLLGSSMYSAQLAARLGLPYVFASHFAPEHLDAALACYRAQFQPGAIDAPYVMAAMNVLCTNQPEHIEQVHEQHVKAFAGPHPNSRALALTMLTHSAFGNRAEVSEKVDTFMGRTQANELMLVSRAPDARTSESSIRASAEALG, encoded by the coding sequence GTGCGTTATAAAACTTCCCTACTGGAATTCGCCACCGTGTATGAGGGCGATTCTTCACGCGAGGCGTTGCGTCGAATAGCGAAGACGGCGCAGTTGGCTGAAGAACTTGGCTTCCACCGCCTGTGGTTCACCGAGCACCACAACATCGCTCGGGTAGCCGCCGCCTCACCGGCCGTACTGATCGCGCACGCCGCCGCGCACACCGAACAGATCCGCCTTGGATCGGGTGGGGTGATGTTGCCGAATCACGCGCCGTACACAGTTGCCGAAAATTTCGGCACGCTCGAGGCACTGCATCCCGGCCGTATTGACCTCGGGGTCGGCCGCGCTCCGGGAACCGACCCCCTGACGTTGGGCAGAGCTTTGCGACGCTCCCCCGGCGCCCCCAACTTCGACGAAGACCTCCAGGCGCTCATGGACTTCATGGACGGGCGTTCGCCGATCCCCGGGGTGCGATGCGTCCCCGCCGCCGGATCGAAAGTTCCCGTGTATCTCCTCGGCTCCTCGATGTACAGTGCGCAACTCGCTGCCCGGCTTGGACTCCCTTACGTATTCGCGTCACACTTCGCGCCCGAGCATCTTGACGCTGCGCTCGCTTGCTACCGCGCCCAATTCCAACCCGGCGCCATCGACGCCCCTTACGTCATGGCAGCGATGAACGTGCTGTGCACCAATCAACCCGAGCACATCGAACAGGTTCATGAACAACACGTCAAAGCGTTCGCCGGGCCTCACCCGAACTCGCGGGCACTGGCATTGACGATGCTCACACACTCCGCATTCGGCAATCGCGCCGAAGTCAGCGAAAAGGTGGATACGTTCATGGGGCGTACCCAAGCCAATGAGCTGATGCTCGTCAGCCGCGCCCCCGATGCACGCACGAGCGAATCTTCAATTCGTGCGTCAGCAGAGGCGCTGGGATAG
- a CDS encoding BCCT family transporter yields MSALCSLLFYELITLSGNNDLSAPSAASQKKKRWGVQSDPFIFYASLGFIGVFVLLTILLGTTARDAFSAVAQGLLRTTGWLYIAGVSVIFIFLVAIFVSRYGRLRLGDDDGEPEYSLPAWFSMLFAGGVGAVLMFWGVAEPLNHAVNVPRQDVDPLSEPAIREAFAYTFYHFGIHMWAILALPGLALGYFIYKRKLPPRVSSVFAPILGSKIYDAPGKLIDVLSIIATTFGIAVSVGLGVLQINAGLNMLWGVPEVSWAQLLIIVVITGVACISVAMGLDRGIKTLSNINIGLAVLLMFFVLFTGPTLTLVRFATESFGIYANELPQIMFWADSFGDNPGWQGKWTVFYWAWTICWSPFVGMFVARISRGRTVREYIGGVLALPAIFSVIWFAIFGRAGIEIEQANPGMLSKPVVEEGNVPFALFGFLQEYPWTGAVSVLALAVVIIFFVTSMDSAGMINDMFATGEEAVTPTWYRVLWVVAIGAVAGALLIISPGVGITTLQEVVIIVAFPFFITQFIMMYSLVKGMMDDSAAERAIKTRQWKKTDTAEKLEAHEAMPAPGYDEEGNELPVVALEHDADGNIVIPGNVVIEGDLGVQGDVEKQS; encoded by the coding sequence ATGAGTGCCCTCTGCTCACTATTGTTCTACGAGTTGATTACTTTGTCTGGAAATAATGATTTATCTGCGCCTTCGGCGGCTTCGCAAAAGAAGAAGCGTTGGGGTGTGCAGTCTGATCCCTTCATTTTTTACGCTTCGTTAGGTTTTATCGGCGTTTTTGTGTTGCTGACCATTCTGCTTGGCACCACCGCCCGCGACGCGTTCAGTGCCGTTGCGCAGGGGCTTCTGCGCACCACCGGCTGGCTCTACATCGCTGGTGTGAGTGTAATTTTCATCTTCCTGGTGGCCATTTTCGTCTCACGCTATGGCCGCTTGCGTCTCGGCGACGACGATGGGGAGCCCGAATACAGCCTTCCCGCCTGGTTCTCCATGCTTTTCGCCGGTGGCGTGGGCGCGGTACTGATGTTCTGGGGTGTGGCGGAGCCGCTCAACCACGCTGTGAATGTGCCGCGCCAGGATGTCGATCCCTTGAGTGAGCCGGCGATCCGCGAGGCCTTCGCCTACACCTTCTATCACTTCGGCATCCACATGTGGGCGATTTTGGCGTTACCCGGCTTGGCCCTCGGCTACTTCATTTATAAGCGCAAGCTGCCGCCCCGCGTGAGCTCGGTGTTCGCCCCAATTCTGGGTTCCAAAATCTACGACGCTCCAGGCAAGCTTATCGACGTCCTGTCCATCATCGCCACCACCTTCGGCATCGCAGTGTCGGTGGGCTTAGGTGTGCTGCAGATCAACGCGGGCCTGAATATGCTATGGGGTGTGCCCGAGGTGAGCTGGGCTCAGCTGCTCATCATCGTGGTCATCACTGGTGTCGCGTGCATTTCGGTTGCGATGGGTTTGGACCGTGGCATTAAAACGCTGTCCAATATCAATATCGGGCTCGCGGTATTGCTGATGTTCTTCGTACTCTTCACCGGCCCCACGCTTACCCTGGTTCGTTTTGCTACGGAATCCTTCGGCATCTATGCAAATGAACTGCCGCAGATCATGTTCTGGGCCGATTCCTTCGGTGACAACCCCGGCTGGCAGGGCAAGTGGACCGTATTTTACTGGGCCTGGACCATCTGTTGGTCGCCTTTCGTGGGCATGTTCGTTGCACGCATTTCCCGCGGTCGCACGGTCCGCGAATACATCGGTGGGGTGCTTGCGCTGCCCGCTATCTTCTCTGTGATCTGGTTCGCCATTTTCGGGCGTGCGGGCATCGAAATTGAGCAGGCGAACCCTGGAATGCTCTCCAAGCCCGTCGTGGAGGAGGGCAATGTACCTTTCGCCCTCTTCGGCTTCCTGCAGGAGTATCCCTGGACGGGCGCCGTGAGTGTCTTGGCGCTTGCTGTGGTGATCATTTTCTTCGTCACCTCAATGGACTCCGCCGGCATGATCAACGACATGTTCGCCACTGGCGAGGAAGCGGTCACACCCACGTGGTATCGGGTCCTGTGGGTCGTTGCCATCGGCGCGGTGGCTGGCGCGCTGCTCATCATTTCGCCCGGCGTTGGCATCACCACCCTTCAGGAAGTGGTGATCATCGTGGCGTTCCCCTTCTTCATCACGCAATTCATCATGATGTACTCCCTGGTCAAGGGGATGATGGACGATTCCGCCGCCGAGCGCGCAATCAAGACTCGTCAGTGGAAGAAGACGGACACCGCCGAGAAACTTGAAGCGCACGAGGCGATGCCAGCCCCCGGCTACGACGAAGAAGGCAATGAGCTGCCCGTGGTTGCGCTGGAGCACGACGCCGACGGCAATATCGTGATCCCCGGCAACGTCGTGATCGAGGGTGATTTGGGCGTGCAGGGGGACGTCGAAAAGCAAAGCTAG
- a CDS encoding ABC transporter substrate-binding protein, producing MPKTRRTLVALLLSSTITACSAGHTATQSSEYSADEPGTVVIGLSTAPASLDFTTTAGAAIPQALMGNVYEGLVRINQAGRIEASLAQSWDISPDGTQYTFHLREGVRFSNGKLFDASSAKFSIDRVQSDAWTNGLKKHMDVVRSTEALDDHTLRVTLKRRSNSWLWDMGTLVGAMMHPSAVDLLDTQPVGTGPYQVERWAVGESLALKARSDYWGSHPSNERAVLRYFSDPTTLSNAVRSHQVNAVVGLQSPELLDSLRADPNLDVEVGTTNGEVLLSMNNQRAPFSDIRVRQAVMYGVDRQAIIDTTWEGFGVDTGGVPAPPTDPWFYQSDRYPFDPQRARALMEEAGAVGTNVTISVPTLPYATAASELLYSQLSDIGFNVTLESTEFPAVWLSKVLKGQDYDLSLIAHVEARDIPTLFGTPGYYLGYEDARTEAILDQADTVPPEEYVSTMRAAVKRIMEQAAADTLYNLPSIIVSDDVTGIPVNSISDGLLLAPVKKEH from the coding sequence ATGCCCAAAACCCGACGCACCCTCGTAGCATTGCTACTGAGCAGCACAATCACCGCCTGCAGCGCCGGACACACCGCGACCCAATCCTCCGAATACTCCGCCGACGAACCCGGCACCGTCGTCATCGGGCTCAGCACCGCCCCCGCCTCCCTCGACTTCACCACCACAGCAGGCGCCGCCATCCCCCAGGCACTCATGGGCAACGTCTACGAAGGCCTCGTCCGCATCAATCAGGCCGGCCGCATTGAAGCTTCGCTCGCACAAAGCTGGGACATCTCACCCGATGGCACCCAGTACACCTTTCACCTCCGCGAAGGAGTGCGCTTCTCCAACGGCAAGCTTTTCGACGCCTCCAGCGCCAAATTCTCCATCGATCGCGTGCAATCCGACGCCTGGACGAACGGCTTGAAAAAGCACATGGACGTCGTGCGATCCACCGAAGCGCTGGACGATCACACGCTACGCGTGACCCTAAAACGCCGCTCCAATAGTTGGCTGTGGGACATGGGCACACTGGTGGGCGCCATGATGCACCCCAGCGCAGTTGATTTGCTCGACACTCAACCCGTCGGCACCGGACCGTACCAAGTGGAACGTTGGGCCGTCGGTGAGTCGCTCGCATTGAAGGCGCGCTCGGACTACTGGGGGTCACATCCTTCCAATGAACGAGCAGTGCTTCGATACTTTTCCGACCCCACTACGCTCAGCAATGCGGTGCGTTCACACCAAGTCAATGCGGTCGTCGGGCTGCAGTCTCCCGAGCTTCTCGACTCCCTCCGCGCCGATCCGAACCTTGACGTTGAGGTCGGCACTACCAACGGCGAAGTACTGCTGAGCATGAACAATCAGCGCGCCCCCTTTAGCGACATTCGTGTGCGCCAAGCCGTGATGTACGGCGTTGATCGACAAGCCATCATCGACACCACGTGGGAGGGCTTCGGCGTCGACACCGGCGGCGTGCCCGCCCCACCAACCGACCCCTGGTTTTACCAATCCGATCGCTATCCCTTCGATCCACAGCGTGCGCGCGCTTTGATGGAAGAGGCGGGCGCCGTTGGCACCAACGTCACCATTTCCGTGCCTACATTGCCGTATGCAACGGCCGCATCTGAGCTGCTGTACTCACAACTCAGCGACATTGGCTTCAACGTCACCCTCGAATCAACCGAGTTTCCCGCCGTCTGGCTTTCGAAGGTCCTGAAAGGGCAAGACTACGACCTCTCCCTCATTGCGCACGTGGAAGCTCGAGACATTCCCACACTCTTTGGCACCCCCGGTTACTACTTGGGGTACGAGGACGCGCGAACTGAAGCGATACTCGACCAAGCCGACACCGTACCGCCAGAGGAATACGTATCCACGATGCGAGCAGCCGTCAAAAGAATCATGGAACAAGCGGCAGCCGATACGCTCTACAACCTTCCCAGCATCATCGTCAGCGATGACGTCACTGGGATCCCGGTGAACTCGATTAGCGACGGTCTCCTCCTCGCGCCCGTGAAGAAGGAGCACTGA
- a CDS encoding ABC transporter permease has translation MSALSLPRQLTRYATTLVMASVAIFVALRVIPGNPAEIALGVTATPENVEKLEQQMGLDQPLWRQYLEWVAGMLRGDFGTSIVSGTNISTMLLDRLQVSLILVTIAMVLALIMAVPLGTFAARRSERIEGMVVSVLSQIGIAIPSFLSAILLISVFALRLGWVPPNGWTVPNDNFGDFLTHIILPCVSLALVQGAILTRYIRTAVLDILHHDFMRTARAIGLSPAQALRRHGLRNAALPIITIAGMQLTSLLIGAVVIEKVFAIPGLGSMLLSAVNNRDLPTVQTTVMMLVVLTIIVNAIVDIAYRLIDPRTEANRSRHA, from the coding sequence ATGAGCGCACTCAGTCTGCCCCGTCAGCTCACGCGTTACGCCACCACCCTTGTGATGGCTAGCGTCGCCATCTTCGTTGCGCTGCGCGTCATTCCCGGCAACCCCGCCGAAATTGCGCTCGGAGTGACGGCGACGCCGGAGAACGTCGAAAAGCTTGAGCAACAAATGGGGCTCGACCAGCCCTTGTGGCGCCAATACCTCGAATGGGTGGCCGGAATGCTTCGGGGCGACTTCGGCACGTCAATCGTCTCCGGGACGAACATTTCCACGATGCTGCTGGATCGCCTGCAAGTCAGTCTCATTTTAGTGACTATCGCCATGGTCCTCGCGCTCATCATGGCCGTGCCACTTGGCACATTTGCCGCGCGACGGTCCGAGCGCATTGAAGGCATGGTCGTCAGTGTGCTCAGCCAAATCGGTATCGCCATCCCGAGCTTTCTCAGCGCCATCCTGCTCATCAGTGTCTTCGCCCTCCGCCTTGGATGGGTGCCGCCGAACGGGTGGACGGTGCCGAACGACAACTTCGGAGATTTCCTCACCCACATCATCTTGCCGTGCGTGTCTCTCGCACTCGTTCAAGGCGCAATACTCACCCGCTACATCCGCACGGCCGTACTCGATATCCTCCACCACGACTTCATGCGCACCGCACGCGCCATCGGGCTCAGCCCGGCTCAAGCTTTGCGACGCCACGGCCTCCGCAACGCCGCGCTCCCCATCATCACCATCGCAGGCATGCAGCTCACCTCGCTGCTCATCGGTGCTGTGGTGATCGAAAAAGTCTTCGCCATTCCGGGGCTGGGCAGCATGCTGCTGAGCGCCGTGAACAACCGAGATCTGCCCACCGTGCAAACCACCGTCATGATGCTGGTTGTACTCACCATCATCGTCAATGCGATCGTCGATATTGCCTACCGACTGATCGATCCACGCACCGAAGCGAACAGGAGTCGCCACGCATGA
- a CDS encoding ABC transporter permease: MKKLSLTGKLGLVVIASVLLLAALSFVWTPYDPLHAIPNERLESSSAHHLFGTDKYGRDVLSQIMVGARISLAVGLVAVFIAAAIGVPLGIIAGARRGIWDIIIMRISDVLLAFPALLMAIVATATIGSSTLTAMSAIGIAYVPTFARMARASTMKVMAEDFILAARDAERTETYIVFKHVLPNIIGLVVVQGSVVFGLAILAEAGLSFLGLGTPPPDPSWGRMLQAAQTSLSTAPWLAIWPGAAIALTVLGFNLFGDSLRDQIDPRHEVDVRP, encoded by the coding sequence ATGAAAAAGCTCAGCCTCACCGGAAAGCTCGGTCTCGTCGTCATTGCGAGCGTCTTGCTCCTTGCAGCCTTGTCGTTTGTGTGGACCCCCTACGATCCCCTGCATGCAATTCCAAACGAACGCCTCGAAAGCTCCAGCGCTCACCACCTTTTCGGAACGGATAAATACGGTCGCGACGTCTTGTCTCAAATTATGGTCGGGGCACGGATATCCCTGGCAGTAGGCCTTGTTGCCGTGTTCATCGCCGCAGCAATTGGTGTGCCTCTCGGTATCATCGCAGGCGCCAGACGAGGAATATGGGACATCATCATCATGCGGATCTCCGACGTTCTCCTGGCATTTCCTGCGCTGCTCATGGCGATCGTCGCAACCGCGACGATTGGCAGCAGCACGCTCACTGCAATGAGCGCCATAGGCATCGCATATGTTCCGACTTTTGCTCGAATGGCAAGAGCCTCCACGATGAAAGTGATGGCAGAAGACTTCATTCTGGCAGCCCGCGACGCCGAACGGACTGAAACTTATATCGTCTTCAAGCACGTACTGCCCAACATCATTGGACTCGTCGTGGTTCAGGGATCAGTCGTATTTGGACTAGCAATCCTTGCTGAAGCCGGCTTGAGTTTCCTCGGTTTAGGCACTCCACCACCTGATCCATCGTGGGGACGCATGCTTCAAGCGGCGCAAACGTCACTATCCACCGCGCCCTGGTTGGCGATTTGGCCCGGAGCTGCAATCGCGCTGACTGTCCTCGGCTTCAATTTGTTCGGAGATAGTTTGCGAGACCAAATCGATCCCCGACACGAAGTGGATGTACGCCCATGA